One genomic region from Salipiger sp. CCB-MM3 encodes:
- a CDS encoding SDR family oxidoreductase → MGVRKSRWAGRAALESYVADTIPMGRWASTEEIAEGILYLASDRSAFVTGLALVIDGGEIL, encoded by the coding sequence TTGGGGGTTCGAAAAAGCAGATGGGCGGGGCGCGCGGCGCTGGAGAGCTATGTCGCCGACACCATTCCCATGGGCCGCTGGGCCAGCACCGAGGAGATCGCCGAGGGCATTCTCTACCTCGCCTCCGACCGGTCGGCCTTCGTCACCGGGCTGGCGCTGGTGATCGACGGCGGCGAGATTCTCTGA
- a CDS encoding SDR family NAD(P)-dependent oxidoreductase, which translates to MLKDRVALVTAAGSGIGRAGAVAMAHEGAYVVVTDLRGALAAETLVEIERIGGRGEALELDVRDDAAVEG; encoded by the coding sequence ATGCTGAAAGATCGTGTCGCACTGGTGACCGCCGCCGGATCGGGGATCGGGCGCGCTGGTGCCGTGGCCATGGCCCACGAGGGCGCCTATGTGGTGGTGACCGACCTGCGGGGCGCCTTGGCCGCCGAGACGCTGGTCGAGATCGAACGCATTGGTGGGCGCGGCGAGGCGCTGGAGCTCGATGTGCGCGACGATGCGGCGGTCGAGGGCTGA
- a CDS encoding ABC transporter permease: MRLYALAVYAFLYLPIGIIALFSFSAGRSASQMQGFSLQWYGRALNNPFVMEALWTSVRVAFLSALLATVVGTMAALALTGMRGRMRKVFDLLVQIAVMIPGIVIGIATLIALVSVFDLVNPWLEALTGWKLSLGTGSLIGAHGLFTMSLVVLLVRGRMETLDGALIEASGDLGATPMGTFWQVTFPQILPAILAGFLLAFTFSFDDFIIAFFVAGAKTTLPIYVFSSIRRGVTPEINAIGTMVMAASLLMLIVAQVLLRRSQAQARP, translated from the coding sequence ATGAGACTCTACGCTTTGGCGGTCTACGCCTTTCTCTACCTGCCGATCGGCATCATCGCGCTGTTCTCCTTCTCGGCGGGGCGCTCGGCCTCGCAGATGCAGGGCTTCTCGCTGCAATGGTACGGGCGGGCGCTGAACAACCCCTTCGTGATGGAGGCGCTCTGGACCTCGGTGCGCGTCGCGTTTCTGTCGGCGCTGCTGGCGACGGTGGTGGGCACGATGGCGGCGCTGGCGCTGACCGGGATGCGCGGACGCATGCGCAAGGTTTTTGACCTCTTGGTGCAGATCGCGGTGATGATCCCCGGCATCGTCATCGGCATCGCAACACTGATCGCGCTGGTCTCGGTGTTCGATCTGGTGAATCCGTGGCTCGAGGCCCTGACCGGCTGGAAACTGTCGCTGGGCACGGGCTCGCTGATCGGTGCGCATGGGCTTTTCACCATGTCGCTTGTGGTGCTGCTGGTGCGCGGGCGGATGGAGACGCTGGACGGCGCGCTGATCGAGGCCTCTGGCGATCTTGGCGCGACGCCGATGGGCACCTTCTGGCAGGTGACCTTCCCGCAGATCCTGCCCGCGATCCTCGCCGGCTTCCTGCTCGCCTTCACCTTCAGCTTCGACGATTTCATCATCGCCTTCTTCGTCGCGGGCGCCAAGACCACGCTGCCGATCTACGTCTTCTCGTCGATCCGCCGCGGCGTGACCCCCGAGATCAACGCGATCGGCACGATGGTCATGGCGGCCTCGCTGCTCATGCTGATCGTCGCGCAGGTGCTGCTGCGGCGCTCGCAGGCGCAAGCCCGCCCCTAA
- a CDS encoding ABC transporter permease — protein sequence MAMTQSRARALLLTPAGLWYAAMLLLPLAVVLIFSFGERSAIGGYAPGFTFEQYANLPARFAAFRNTLTLAPVGTIAALLIAYPLAYFLAVKVSPKWKTMLLVLVIVPFWTSILIRSYAWIFLLGGKGIPALLEAIGFDDVRLLNTPFAVLVGIVYGYLPLMVFPIYVALEKLDQRLLEAAADLGTPPWRAFLQITLPLSMPGVLTGSMLVFILLMGEFLIPAILGGGKVFFVGNALVDLFLQSRNWAFGSAVAVALVVIMLITVGIYTRLVKRFGASRDDVGLM from the coding sequence GAGGGCGCGAGCGCTGCTGCTGACACCGGCAGGGCTGTGGTATGCGGCGATGCTGCTGCTGCCGCTGGCTGTCGTCTTGATCTTCTCTTTCGGCGAGCGCAGCGCTATCGGCGGCTACGCTCCCGGCTTCACCTTCGAGCAATACGCCAACCTGCCGGCGCGTTTCGCGGCCTTCCGCAACACCCTCACCCTCGCGCCGGTGGGAACCATCGCGGCTTTGCTCATCGCCTATCCGCTGGCCTATTTCCTTGCGGTTAAGGTGAGCCCGAAATGGAAGACCATGCTGCTGGTGCTGGTGATCGTGCCGTTCTGGACTTCAATCCTCATCCGCTCTTACGCGTGGATCTTCCTGCTCGGCGGCAAGGGCATCCCGGCGCTGCTCGAGGCCATCGGCTTTGACGATGTGCGGCTGCTCAACACCCCCTTCGCGGTGCTGGTGGGCATCGTCTACGGCTATCTGCCGCTGATGGTCTTCCCGATCTACGTGGCGCTGGAGAAGCTCGACCAGCGGCTGCTGGAGGCCGCCGCCGATCTGGGGACGCCGCCGTGGCGCGCCTTTCTGCAGATCACCCTGCCGCTGTCGATGCCCGGCGTTTTGACCGGCTCGATGCTGGTGTTCATCCTGCTCATGGGCGAGTTCCTGATCCCGGCGATCCTTGGCGGCGGCAAAGTGTTCTTTGTCGGCAACGCGCTGGTCGATCTCTTCCTGCAGTCGCGCAACTGGGCCTTTGGCTCGGCGGTGGCGGTGGCGCTGGTGGTTATCATGCTGATCACCGTCGGCATCTACACCCGCCTCGTGAAGCGTTTCGGCGCCAGCCGCGACGACGTCGGCCTGATGTGA